One Festucalex cinctus isolate MCC-2025b chromosome 3, RoL_Fcin_1.0, whole genome shotgun sequence DNA window includes the following coding sequences:
- the wasla gene encoding WASP like actin nucleation promoting factor a isoform X3 produces MNIMFAGLILPTCGQGGHSRMGQYKCFFFFLFFFLLTNRNIRKHMICCLRGVPRTLQGVVEQVEVVPLARSRPAAAAVLQLLGALLAPPALLQVQPGQPPVALAPQTLHRPAAQPAAGVRLQADHLTGTRPPTRHRSNATRYSHPLPRRVANVGSLLLTPQENDCLFGYLGRKCATLCSAVVQVYAADRACGWLKKCCGVACLVKDNPQRSYFIRVFDIKEGKTMFEQELYHNFAISCARSYFISFVGDSNQIGLNFASEEEAKRFRASVNELLGRRQRKTEKNGVSKNGPTLHMATVDIKNPEINNVRLLNSLGSQYHVNNVLSHRKDKKNKVKKKKLTKADIGTPSNFQHIGHVGWDPNTGFDLNNLDPELKNLFDMCGISEAQLKDRETSKVIYDFIEKKGGVEAVKNELRRQAPPPPPSRGGPPPPPPPPHGSAPPPPPPPSRVSRGAPPPPPPPPPSRAPSSAPPPPPPTRPGTLGAPPPPPPTRGGTPHHHPQPPPPSNSSPQAPPPPPPPPAPAHQSPAGRGTSAAPAPPPPPPPPPGPPPPSEPDGVRADAPRSPLPAGKSAALLEQIRGGAQLRKVEHNHREPPPGGSAGGRDALLDQIRQGIQLKTVSDHPESGPPTPAPTAGIVGALMEVMQKRSKAIHSSDDEDDDDEDEDFEEDDEWDD; encoded by the exons ATGAACATAATGTTTGCTGGCCTTATACTGCCCACATGTGGCCAAGGCGGACACAGCAGAATGGGGCAGTAtaagtgcttctttttttttcttttttttttccttctcaccAACAGAAATATACGGAAGCATATGATTTGTTGTTTGAGAGGCGTTCCACGTACTCTCCAGGGCGTCGTAGAGCAGGTTGAGGTCGTCCCTCTTGCGCGGTCGCGTCCAGCGGCTGCGGCAGTCCTGCAGCTGCTCGGCGCGCTCCTGGCGCCTCCTGCGCTCCTGCAGGTCCAGCCAGGCCAGCCGCCGGTCGCGCTGGCGCCGCAGACGCTCCACCGCCCGGCAGCTCAGCCAGCGGCGGGTGTGCGCCTGCAGGCGGATCACCTGACGGGGACACGCCCACCAACGCGTCACCGTTCAAATGCAACCCGATACAG CCACCCGCTGCCTCGCCGGGTCGCCAACGTGGGCTCGCTGCTGCTGACCCCGCAGGAGAACGACTGCCTGTTCGGCTACCTGGGCAGGAAATGCGcg ACGTTGTGTTCGGCGGTGGTTCAGGTGTACGCCGCCGACCGCGCGTGCGGCTGGCTGAAGAAATGCTGCGGGGTGGCGTGTCTGGTCAAAGACAACCCGCAGCGCTCCTACTTCATTCGCGTCTTTGACATCAAG GAGGGCAAGACCATGTTTGAGCAGGAGCTGTACCACAACTTCGCCATCAGCTGCGCCAGGTCCTACTTCATCTCCTTTGTGGGAGAT AGCAACCAAATCGGTTTGAACTTCGCCAGCGAGGAAGAAGCCAAACGCTTCCGAGCGTCCGTCAACGAGCTGCTCGGCCGGAGGCAACGCAAGACCG agaAAAACGGTGTGTCTAAAAATG GTCCCACGCTGCACATGGCCACGGTGGACATCAAGAACCCGGAGATCAACAACGTGCGCCTGCTCAACTCCCTCGGCTCGCAGTACCACGTCAACAACGTGCTGAGTCACCGGAAGGACAAGAAGAACAAAgtcaagaagaagaagctgaccaaggccGACATCGGCACACCCAGCAACTTCCA GCACATCGGTCACGTGGGCTGGGATCCAAACACGGGCTTTGAT CTGAACAATTTGGACCCGGAGCTGAAGAACCTCTTTGACATGTGCGGCATCTCGGAGGCGCAGCTGAAGGACAGAGAAACCTCCAAGGTCATCTACGACTTCATCGAGAAGAAAGGAGGCGTGGAGGCCGTCAAGAACGAGCTCCGGAGGCAGG CCCCACCTCCACCCCCCTCTCGAGGcggcccccctcctcctcccccgccCCCGCACGGTTCCGCCCCgcctccccctcctcccccgTCCAGAGTGAGTCGCGGggccccgcctcctcctcctcccccgccTCCGTCCCGCGCCCCCTCCTCGGCCCCTCCGCCCCCGCCGCCCACCAGGCCGGGAACTTTGGGcgcgccgccgccaccgcctccCACCAGGGGAggcaccccccaccaccaccctcaGCCCCCGCCTCCCTCGAACTCTTCCCCGCaagcgccgccgcctcctcctcctcctccggcgCCGGCCCACCAGTCCCCAGCCGGTCGGGGAACCTCCGCCGCGCCGGCTccccctccgcctcctcccccgcCGCCGGGCCCCCCTCCCCCGTCGGAGCCGGACGGCGTACGGGCCGACGCGCCTCGTTCGCCGCTTCCCGCCGGGAAGTCGGCGGCGCTCTTGGAGCAGATTCGGGGCGGCGCCCAGCTGAGGAAGGTGGAGCACAACCACAGGGAGCCGCCGCCTGGCGGCAGCGCCGGCGGGCGGGACGCGCTGCTGGACCAGATACGACAGGGCATCCAGCTCAAGACG GTGTCGGATCATCCGGAGTCCGGCCCCCCGACGCCGGCGCCCACCGCCGGCATCGTGGGCGCGCTCATGGAAGTCATGCAGAAGAGGAGCAAAGCCATCCACTCGTCAG ACGACGAGGATGACGATGACGAGGACGAAGACTTTGAGGAGGACGACGAGTGGGACGACTGA
- the wasla gene encoding WASP like actin nucleation promoting factor a isoform X5 yields the protein MICCLRGVPRTLQGVVEQVEVVPLARSRPAAAAVLQLLGALLAPPALLQVQPGQPPVALAPQTLHRPAAQPAAGVRLQADHLTGTRPPTRHRSNATRYSHPLPRRVANVGSLLLTPQENDCLFGYLGRKCATLCSAVVQVYAADRACGWLKKCCGVACLVKDNPQRSYFIRVFDIKEGKTMFEQELYHNFAISCARSYFISFVGDSNQIGLNFASEEEAKRFRASVNELLGRRQRKTEKNGVSKNGPTLHMATVDIKNPEINNVRLLNSLGSQYHVNNVLSHRKDKKNKVKKKKLTKADIGTPSNFQHIGHVGWDPNTGFDLNNLDPELKNLFDMCGISEAQLKDRETSKVIYDFIEKKGGVEAVKNELRRQAPPPPPSRGGPPPPPPPPHGSAPPPPPPPSRVSRGAPPPPPPPPPSRAPSSAPPPPPPTRPGTLGAPPPPPPTRGGTPHHHPQPPPPSNSSPQAPPPPPPPPAPAHQSPAGRGTSAAPAPPPPPPPPPGPPPPSEPDGVRADAPRSPLPAGKSAALLEQIRGGAQLRKVEHNHREPPPGGSAGGRDALLDQIRQGIQLKTVSDHPESGPPTPAPTAGIVGALMEVMQKRSKAIHSSDDEDDDDEDEDFEEDDEWDD from the exons ATGATTTGTTGTTTGAGAGGCGTTCCACGTACTCTCCAGGGCGTCGTAGAGCAGGTTGAGGTCGTCCCTCTTGCGCGGTCGCGTCCAGCGGCTGCGGCAGTCCTGCAGCTGCTCGGCGCGCTCCTGGCGCCTCCTGCGCTCCTGCAGGTCCAGCCAGGCCAGCCGCCGGTCGCGCTGGCGCCGCAGACGCTCCACCGCCCGGCAGCTCAGCCAGCGGCGGGTGTGCGCCTGCAGGCGGATCACCTGACGGGGACACGCCCACCAACGCGTCACCGTTCAAATGCAACCCGATACAG CCACCCGCTGCCTCGCCGGGTCGCCAACGTGGGCTCGCTGCTGCTGACCCCGCAGGAGAACGACTGCCTGTTCGGCTACCTGGGCAGGAAATGCGcg ACGTTGTGTTCGGCGGTGGTTCAGGTGTACGCCGCCGACCGCGCGTGCGGCTGGCTGAAGAAATGCTGCGGGGTGGCGTGTCTGGTCAAAGACAACCCGCAGCGCTCCTACTTCATTCGCGTCTTTGACATCAAG GAGGGCAAGACCATGTTTGAGCAGGAGCTGTACCACAACTTCGCCATCAGCTGCGCCAGGTCCTACTTCATCTCCTTTGTGGGAGAT AGCAACCAAATCGGTTTGAACTTCGCCAGCGAGGAAGAAGCCAAACGCTTCCGAGCGTCCGTCAACGAGCTGCTCGGCCGGAGGCAACGCAAGACCG agaAAAACGGTGTGTCTAAAAATG GTCCCACGCTGCACATGGCCACGGTGGACATCAAGAACCCGGAGATCAACAACGTGCGCCTGCTCAACTCCCTCGGCTCGCAGTACCACGTCAACAACGTGCTGAGTCACCGGAAGGACAAGAAGAACAAAgtcaagaagaagaagctgaccaaggccGACATCGGCACACCCAGCAACTTCCA GCACATCGGTCACGTGGGCTGGGATCCAAACACGGGCTTTGAT CTGAACAATTTGGACCCGGAGCTGAAGAACCTCTTTGACATGTGCGGCATCTCGGAGGCGCAGCTGAAGGACAGAGAAACCTCCAAGGTCATCTACGACTTCATCGAGAAGAAAGGAGGCGTGGAGGCCGTCAAGAACGAGCTCCGGAGGCAGG CCCCACCTCCACCCCCCTCTCGAGGcggcccccctcctcctcccccgccCCCGCACGGTTCCGCCCCgcctccccctcctcccccgTCCAGAGTGAGTCGCGGggccccgcctcctcctcctcccccgccTCCGTCCCGCGCCCCCTCCTCGGCCCCTCCGCCCCCGCCGCCCACCAGGCCGGGAACTTTGGGcgcgccgccgccaccgcctccCACCAGGGGAggcaccccccaccaccaccctcaGCCCCCGCCTCCCTCGAACTCTTCCCCGCaagcgccgccgcctcctcctcctcctccggcgCCGGCCCACCAGTCCCCAGCCGGTCGGGGAACCTCCGCCGCGCCGGCTccccctccgcctcctcccccgcCGCCGGGCCCCCCTCCCCCGTCGGAGCCGGACGGCGTACGGGCCGACGCGCCTCGTTCGCCGCTTCCCGCCGGGAAGTCGGCGGCGCTCTTGGAGCAGATTCGGGGCGGCGCCCAGCTGAGGAAGGTGGAGCACAACCACAGGGAGCCGCCGCCTGGCGGCAGCGCCGGCGGGCGGGACGCGCTGCTGGACCAGATACGACAGGGCATCCAGCTCAAGACG GTGTCGGATCATCCGGAGTCCGGCCCCCCGACGCCGGCGCCCACCGCCGGCATCGTGGGCGCGCTCATGGAAGTCATGCAGAAGAGGAGCAAAGCCATCCACTCGTCAG ACGACGAGGATGACGATGACGAGGACGAAGACTTTGAGGAGGACGACGAGTGGGACGACTGA
- the wasla gene encoding WASP like actin nucleation promoting factor a isoform X6, whose translation MCSKNRGKKCHPLPRRVANVGSLLLTPQENDCLFGYLGRKCATLCSAVVQVYAADRACGWLKKCCGVACLVKDNPQRSYFIRVFDIKEGKTMFEQELYHNFAISCARSYFISFVGDSNQIGLNFASEEEAKRFRASVNELLGRRQRKTEKNGVSKNGPTLHMATVDIKNPEINNVRLLNSLGSQYHVNNVLSHRKDKKNKVKKKKLTKADIGTPSNFQHIGHVGWDPNTGFDLNNLDPELKNLFDMCGISEAQLKDRETSKVIYDFIEKKGGVEAVKNELRRQAPPPPPSRGGPPPPPPPPHGSAPPPPPPPSRVSRGAPPPPPPPPPSRAPSSAPPPPPPTRPGTLGAPPPPPPTRGGTPHHHPQPPPPSNSSPQAPPPPPPPPAPAHQSPAGRGTSAAPAPPPPPPPPPGPPPPSEPDGVRADAPRSPLPAGKSAALLEQIRGGAQLRKVEHNHREPPPGGSAGGRDALLDQIRQGIQLKTVSDHPESGPPTPAPTAGIVGALMEVMQKRSKAIHSSDDEDDDDEDEDFEEDDEWDD comes from the exons ATGTGCTCCAAAAACAGAGGAAAAAAGTG CCACCCGCTGCCTCGCCGGGTCGCCAACGTGGGCTCGCTGCTGCTGACCCCGCAGGAGAACGACTGCCTGTTCGGCTACCTGGGCAGGAAATGCGcg ACGTTGTGTTCGGCGGTGGTTCAGGTGTACGCCGCCGACCGCGCGTGCGGCTGGCTGAAGAAATGCTGCGGGGTGGCGTGTCTGGTCAAAGACAACCCGCAGCGCTCCTACTTCATTCGCGTCTTTGACATCAAG GAGGGCAAGACCATGTTTGAGCAGGAGCTGTACCACAACTTCGCCATCAGCTGCGCCAGGTCCTACTTCATCTCCTTTGTGGGAGAT AGCAACCAAATCGGTTTGAACTTCGCCAGCGAGGAAGAAGCCAAACGCTTCCGAGCGTCCGTCAACGAGCTGCTCGGCCGGAGGCAACGCAAGACCG agaAAAACGGTGTGTCTAAAAATG GTCCCACGCTGCACATGGCCACGGTGGACATCAAGAACCCGGAGATCAACAACGTGCGCCTGCTCAACTCCCTCGGCTCGCAGTACCACGTCAACAACGTGCTGAGTCACCGGAAGGACAAGAAGAACAAAgtcaagaagaagaagctgaccaaggccGACATCGGCACACCCAGCAACTTCCA GCACATCGGTCACGTGGGCTGGGATCCAAACACGGGCTTTGAT CTGAACAATTTGGACCCGGAGCTGAAGAACCTCTTTGACATGTGCGGCATCTCGGAGGCGCAGCTGAAGGACAGAGAAACCTCCAAGGTCATCTACGACTTCATCGAGAAGAAAGGAGGCGTGGAGGCCGTCAAGAACGAGCTCCGGAGGCAGG CCCCACCTCCACCCCCCTCTCGAGGcggcccccctcctcctcccccgccCCCGCACGGTTCCGCCCCgcctccccctcctcccccgTCCAGAGTGAGTCGCGGggccccgcctcctcctcctcccccgccTCCGTCCCGCGCCCCCTCCTCGGCCCCTCCGCCCCCGCCGCCCACCAGGCCGGGAACTTTGGGcgcgccgccgccaccgcctccCACCAGGGGAggcaccccccaccaccaccctcaGCCCCCGCCTCCCTCGAACTCTTCCCCGCaagcgccgccgcctcctcctcctcctccggcgCCGGCCCACCAGTCCCCAGCCGGTCGGGGAACCTCCGCCGCGCCGGCTccccctccgcctcctcccccgcCGCCGGGCCCCCCTCCCCCGTCGGAGCCGGACGGCGTACGGGCCGACGCGCCTCGTTCGCCGCTTCCCGCCGGGAAGTCGGCGGCGCTCTTGGAGCAGATTCGGGGCGGCGCCCAGCTGAGGAAGGTGGAGCACAACCACAGGGAGCCGCCGCCTGGCGGCAGCGCCGGCGGGCGGGACGCGCTGCTGGACCAGATACGACAGGGCATCCAGCTCAAGACG GTGTCGGATCATCCGGAGTCCGGCCCCCCGACGCCGGCGCCCACCGCCGGCATCGTGGGCGCGCTCATGGAAGTCATGCAGAAGAGGAGCAAAGCCATCCACTCGTCAG ACGACGAGGATGACGATGACGAGGACGAAGACTTTGAGGAGGACGACGAGTGGGACGACTGA
- the wasla gene encoding WASP like actin nucleation promoting factor a isoform X4: MGQYKCFFFFLFFFLLTNRNIRKHMICCLRGVPRTLQGVVEQVEVVPLARSRPAAAAVLQLLGALLAPPALLQVQPGQPPVALAPQTLHRPAAQPAAGVRLQADHLTGTRPPTRHRSNATRYSHPLPRRVANVGSLLLTPQENDCLFGYLGRKCATLCSAVVQVYAADRACGWLKKCCGVACLVKDNPQRSYFIRVFDIKEGKTMFEQELYHNFAISCARSYFISFVGDSNQIGLNFASEEEAKRFRASVNELLGRRQRKTEKNGVSKNGPTLHMATVDIKNPEINNVRLLNSLGSQYHVNNVLSHRKDKKNKVKKKKLTKADIGTPSNFQHIGHVGWDPNTGFDLNNLDPELKNLFDMCGISEAQLKDRETSKVIYDFIEKKGGVEAVKNELRRQAPPPPPSRGGPPPPPPPPHGSAPPPPPPPSRVSRGAPPPPPPPPPSRAPSSAPPPPPPTRPGTLGAPPPPPPTRGGTPHHHPQPPPPSNSSPQAPPPPPPPPAPAHQSPAGRGTSAAPAPPPPPPPPPGPPPPSEPDGVRADAPRSPLPAGKSAALLEQIRGGAQLRKVEHNHREPPPGGSAGGRDALLDQIRQGIQLKTVSDHPESGPPTPAPTAGIVGALMEVMQKRSKAIHSSDDEDDDDEDEDFEEDDEWDD, encoded by the exons ATGGGGCAGTAtaagtgcttctttttttttcttttttttttccttctcaccAACAGAAATATACGGAAGCATATGATTTGTTGTTTGAGAGGCGTTCCACGTACTCTCCAGGGCGTCGTAGAGCAGGTTGAGGTCGTCCCTCTTGCGCGGTCGCGTCCAGCGGCTGCGGCAGTCCTGCAGCTGCTCGGCGCGCTCCTGGCGCCTCCTGCGCTCCTGCAGGTCCAGCCAGGCCAGCCGCCGGTCGCGCTGGCGCCGCAGACGCTCCACCGCCCGGCAGCTCAGCCAGCGGCGGGTGTGCGCCTGCAGGCGGATCACCTGACGGGGACACGCCCACCAACGCGTCACCGTTCAAATGCAACCCGATACAG CCACCCGCTGCCTCGCCGGGTCGCCAACGTGGGCTCGCTGCTGCTGACCCCGCAGGAGAACGACTGCCTGTTCGGCTACCTGGGCAGGAAATGCGcg ACGTTGTGTTCGGCGGTGGTTCAGGTGTACGCCGCCGACCGCGCGTGCGGCTGGCTGAAGAAATGCTGCGGGGTGGCGTGTCTGGTCAAAGACAACCCGCAGCGCTCCTACTTCATTCGCGTCTTTGACATCAAG GAGGGCAAGACCATGTTTGAGCAGGAGCTGTACCACAACTTCGCCATCAGCTGCGCCAGGTCCTACTTCATCTCCTTTGTGGGAGAT AGCAACCAAATCGGTTTGAACTTCGCCAGCGAGGAAGAAGCCAAACGCTTCCGAGCGTCCGTCAACGAGCTGCTCGGCCGGAGGCAACGCAAGACCG agaAAAACGGTGTGTCTAAAAATG GTCCCACGCTGCACATGGCCACGGTGGACATCAAGAACCCGGAGATCAACAACGTGCGCCTGCTCAACTCCCTCGGCTCGCAGTACCACGTCAACAACGTGCTGAGTCACCGGAAGGACAAGAAGAACAAAgtcaagaagaagaagctgaccaaggccGACATCGGCACACCCAGCAACTTCCA GCACATCGGTCACGTGGGCTGGGATCCAAACACGGGCTTTGAT CTGAACAATTTGGACCCGGAGCTGAAGAACCTCTTTGACATGTGCGGCATCTCGGAGGCGCAGCTGAAGGACAGAGAAACCTCCAAGGTCATCTACGACTTCATCGAGAAGAAAGGAGGCGTGGAGGCCGTCAAGAACGAGCTCCGGAGGCAGG CCCCACCTCCACCCCCCTCTCGAGGcggcccccctcctcctcccccgccCCCGCACGGTTCCGCCCCgcctccccctcctcccccgTCCAGAGTGAGTCGCGGggccccgcctcctcctcctcccccgccTCCGTCCCGCGCCCCCTCCTCGGCCCCTCCGCCCCCGCCGCCCACCAGGCCGGGAACTTTGGGcgcgccgccgccaccgcctccCACCAGGGGAggcaccccccaccaccaccctcaGCCCCCGCCTCCCTCGAACTCTTCCCCGCaagcgccgccgcctcctcctcctcctccggcgCCGGCCCACCAGTCCCCAGCCGGTCGGGGAACCTCCGCCGCGCCGGCTccccctccgcctcctcccccgcCGCCGGGCCCCCCTCCCCCGTCGGAGCCGGACGGCGTACGGGCCGACGCGCCTCGTTCGCCGCTTCCCGCCGGGAAGTCGGCGGCGCTCTTGGAGCAGATTCGGGGCGGCGCCCAGCTGAGGAAGGTGGAGCACAACCACAGGGAGCCGCCGCCTGGCGGCAGCGCCGGCGGGCGGGACGCGCTGCTGGACCAGATACGACAGGGCATCCAGCTCAAGACG GTGTCGGATCATCCGGAGTCCGGCCCCCCGACGCCGGCGCCCACCGCCGGCATCGTGGGCGCGCTCATGGAAGTCATGCAGAAGAGGAGCAAAGCCATCCACTCGTCAG ACGACGAGGATGACGATGACGAGGACGAAGACTTTGAGGAGGACGACGAGTGGGACGACTGA
- the wasla gene encoding WASP like actin nucleation promoting factor a isoform X2, whose translation MLVRKRGGGNCPFLPFFIHRHRYISPVHKNVFISSVNPGNLCRSLQRIKNIGLMGQYKCFFFFLFFFLLTNRNIRKHMICCLRGVPRTLQGVVEQVEVVPLARSRPAAAAVLQLLGALLAPPALLQVQPGQPPVALAPQTLHRPAAQPAAGVRLQADHLTGTRPPTRHRSNATRYSHPLPRRVANVGSLLLTPQENDCLFGYLGRKCATLCSAVVQVYAADRACGWLKKCCGVACLVKDNPQRSYFIRVFDIKEGKTMFEQELYHNFAISCARSYFISFVGDSNQIGLNFASEEEAKRFRASVNELLGRRQRKTGPTLHMATVDIKNPEINNVRLLNSLGSQYHVNNVLSHRKDKKNKVKKKKLTKADIGTPSNFQHIGHVGWDPNTGFDLNNLDPELKNLFDMCGISEAQLKDRETSKVIYDFIEKKGGVEAVKNELRRQAPPPPPSRGGPPPPPPPPHGSAPPPPPPPSRVSRGAPPPPPPPPPSRAPSSAPPPPPPTRPGTLGAPPPPPPTRGGTPHHHPQPPPPSNSSPQAPPPPPPPPAPAHQSPAGRGTSAAPAPPPPPPPPPGPPPPSEPDGVRADAPRSPLPAGKSAALLEQIRGGAQLRKVEHNHREPPPGGSAGGRDALLDQIRQGIQLKTVSDHPESGPPTPAPTAGIVGALMEVMQKRSKAIHSSDDEDDDDEDEDFEEDDEWDD comes from the exons ATGCTGGTAAGAAAAAGGGGGGGAGGTAACTGCCCATTTCTGCCATTTTTTATACATAGACATAGATACATATCGCCTgtacataaaaatgttttcatctccTCAGTAAACCCCGGGAATCTTTgtcgttctttgcagaggataaagaatataggcCT AATGGGGCAGTAtaagtgcttctttttttttcttttttttttccttctcaccAACAGAAATATACGGAAGCATATGATTTGTTGTTTGAGAGGCGTTCCACGTACTCTCCAGGGCGTCGTAGAGCAGGTTGAGGTCGTCCCTCTTGCGCGGTCGCGTCCAGCGGCTGCGGCAGTCCTGCAGCTGCTCGGCGCGCTCCTGGCGCCTCCTGCGCTCCTGCAGGTCCAGCCAGGCCAGCCGCCGGTCGCGCTGGCGCCGCAGACGCTCCACCGCCCGGCAGCTCAGCCAGCGGCGGGTGTGCGCCTGCAGGCGGATCACCTGACGGGGACACGCCCACCAACGCGTCACCGTTCAAATGCAACCCGATACAG CCACCCGCTGCCTCGCCGGGTCGCCAACGTGGGCTCGCTGCTGCTGACCCCGCAGGAGAACGACTGCCTGTTCGGCTACCTGGGCAGGAAATGCGcg ACGTTGTGTTCGGCGGTGGTTCAGGTGTACGCCGCCGACCGCGCGTGCGGCTGGCTGAAGAAATGCTGCGGGGTGGCGTGTCTGGTCAAAGACAACCCGCAGCGCTCCTACTTCATTCGCGTCTTTGACATCAAG GAGGGCAAGACCATGTTTGAGCAGGAGCTGTACCACAACTTCGCCATCAGCTGCGCCAGGTCCTACTTCATCTCCTTTGTGGGAGAT AGCAACCAAATCGGTTTGAACTTCGCCAGCGAGGAAGAAGCCAAACGCTTCCGAGCGTCCGTCAACGAGCTGCTCGGCCGGAGGCAACGCAAGACCG GTCCCACGCTGCACATGGCCACGGTGGACATCAAGAACCCGGAGATCAACAACGTGCGCCTGCTCAACTCCCTCGGCTCGCAGTACCACGTCAACAACGTGCTGAGTCACCGGAAGGACAAGAAGAACAAAgtcaagaagaagaagctgaccaaggccGACATCGGCACACCCAGCAACTTCCA GCACATCGGTCACGTGGGCTGGGATCCAAACACGGGCTTTGAT CTGAACAATTTGGACCCGGAGCTGAAGAACCTCTTTGACATGTGCGGCATCTCGGAGGCGCAGCTGAAGGACAGAGAAACCTCCAAGGTCATCTACGACTTCATCGAGAAGAAAGGAGGCGTGGAGGCCGTCAAGAACGAGCTCCGGAGGCAGG CCCCACCTCCACCCCCCTCTCGAGGcggcccccctcctcctcccccgccCCCGCACGGTTCCGCCCCgcctccccctcctcccccgTCCAGAGTGAGTCGCGGggccccgcctcctcctcctcccccgccTCCGTCCCGCGCCCCCTCCTCGGCCCCTCCGCCCCCGCCGCCCACCAGGCCGGGAACTTTGGGcgcgccgccgccaccgcctccCACCAGGGGAggcaccccccaccaccaccctcaGCCCCCGCCTCCCTCGAACTCTTCCCCGCaagcgccgccgcctcctcctcctcctccggcgCCGGCCCACCAGTCCCCAGCCGGTCGGGGAACCTCCGCCGCGCCGGCTccccctccgcctcctcccccgcCGCCGGGCCCCCCTCCCCCGTCGGAGCCGGACGGCGTACGGGCCGACGCGCCTCGTTCGCCGCTTCCCGCCGGGAAGTCGGCGGCGCTCTTGGAGCAGATTCGGGGCGGCGCCCAGCTGAGGAAGGTGGAGCACAACCACAGGGAGCCGCCGCCTGGCGGCAGCGCCGGCGGGCGGGACGCGCTGCTGGACCAGATACGACAGGGCATCCAGCTCAAGACG GTGTCGGATCATCCGGAGTCCGGCCCCCCGACGCCGGCGCCCACCGCCGGCATCGTGGGCGCGCTCATGGAAGTCATGCAGAAGAGGAGCAAAGCCATCCACTCGTCAG ACGACGAGGATGACGATGACGAGGACGAAGACTTTGAGGAGGACGACGAGTGGGACGACTGA